The genomic segment TGATTTCCAGACTGACCCCCTGCAAGATCGTCAACGTATCAGTTTCCAGGCTCACCCGGTGGGTAAGATCGGTCACCCGTAACATCGGGTTTGTAGCGGCTAACTTGGGATCCGTCATCTGGTTCACGGTGGCTCCGTTGTCTGGTGCTGTGTTTTATTGAATCTGTAAAGGGTATACGAATTTACTATGAATACGGTATCGGCGTTGGTCAGATCATTTGCCCTCTCAGCACTGATGTTGCTGTCGCTCTCCGCCCTGGCCAGCCAGAACACACTGCTGGTAGTCGGCGACAGCCTCAGTGCCGCCTATGGCGTGCCATCCGAAACCGCCTGGGTTCAACTGCTGAGGGACAGGCTTGATGAACAGGGCCTGAACTGGAGCGTTGTGAACGCCAGCATCAGCGGCGAAACGACCGATGGCGGCCTTCGGCGGCTGCCTGACCTGCTTCAGAAAAACCAGCCAGACGTCGTGATCATTGAGCTTGGCGGTAACGACGGCCTGCGCGGCTTTCCACCGAATGTGATCGAATCCAACCTCGCCGACATGATCGAGCAAGTGCGGGATGTAGGTGCCATCCCGGTGCTGGTGGGCATGCAGATTCCACCGAACTATGGCCAACGTTATACCCGCATGTTTGCGGACATCTTCCCGAACCTGTCTGACCGCTACGACACCCCCCTGGTTCCCTTCTTTCTCGAGGGAATCTACAACGTCGATGGATTAATGCAGGAAGACGGCATTCACCCCACCGAAGCCGCCCAGCCGGTGCTGCTGGACAACGTATGGCCTCAGCTGGAGCCGTTAATTCTGGACAGGAACCCCAGCGCCCTGCGCTCAGACCAGTAATAACCATCACGGGCGTGTTCAACAAACCCCACATGCCCGCCCCACTTTGGCGCCTCAACGGTAACGTAGGCGCCGAGAACCTTACGGCCTTCCGGGAAACACTGGGCTGACAGGAAGGGATCGTCTACCGCATTAACCATCAACGCCGGTACCCGTATGTCCTTCAACCGAAACAGTGCCGAGCAGCTGGCCCAGTAGTCCTGGGCATCCCGGAAGCCATGCAGGGGTGCGGTGTAGCGTTTATCAAATTCGTGAAAGTTGCGGATGTTGTCGAACCCGGTTACGTCAATCAGGTCCGGAAACCGACGGGCCTTTTCCTGCATTTTGCCGTGCAGATCCCTCAGAAAGCGCTGCATGTAGATCCTGCGACTGGGCAGGGCCAGCATATCCGCGCTGCCAGCCAGGTCTGCGGGCACTGAGTAGGCAACGGCACCGCTGATGCGACTATCAACCCGCTCGCCCTGCTGGCCGAGGTAAAGCAGGGTGAGGTTGCCGCCCATACTGAAGCCAGACAGGAACAGGTTGCTGTAGTGTCCTTCCAGCGCGTGGGACACCACCGTATGCAGGTCTTCCGTGGCGCCGCTGTGGTAGAACCGGGGTTGGTGGTTCATCACCCCGCCGCAGGATCGGAAGTTCCAGGCCAGCACATCCCAGCCATCCGCCATTAATGCCCGCGCCAGCCCGAGCACATAGGGGCGCCGGCTGTGGCCCTCCAAACCATGGGACACGATGGCCAGGCGGTCACTGCCCTGACGGTACCAATCCAGGTGCAGTTCGTCGTTATCCGGCGTGGCCAGAACAGCGGTTTCCGGCTGTGGCATAGCCACGTTCCGGAACAGCGTTGGCCACACAGACTGGATGTGCCCGTTACGTAACCAGACCGGTGGGCGGTAGCCCGATTGACTGCGCTTGTGCAAATTTTGACCTTTCTTTTCAGGGGGTTGACGAACACTATTAAAGAACTTAATATGCCCGCCACTTGATGCTGTTCCCCGATAGCTCAGTTGGTAGAGCAACGGACTGTTAATCCGTTTGTCCCTGGTTCGAGCCCAGGTCGGGGAGCCACTTATTCCGAGAAAGCCGCTGATTCAACATCAGCGGCCTTTTTCATTTCTACCTCAGAAAACCTCTTCCCGCTGCATGAATTCCTTCAGAACCTGATACAGGGTATAGCCATCCTGACTACCGATCATTTCACGGATGGAATGCATGGCGAACTGCGGCACACCGATATCCAGAGTGGTCACACCCAGATTACCGGCAGTCAGCGGCCCGATGGTGCTGCCACAACCCATGTCACTGCGTACCACAAATGTCTGGTGCGGCAGGCCAAGCTCATCACTGATATGCCGGCACAAAGCGGCCGACCGGCTGTTGGTGGCGTAGCGTTGGTTGTGGTTCACCTTGATGACCGGCCCCTGGTTCAGGATCGGGCCGTGGTTTTCATCGTGTTTGTCCATGAAGTTGGGGTGCACGCCATGGGCGTTATCCGCAGAGATCATCATGGAGCGGGCAATCGCCCTACCCTTGCCAGCGCCACACCAACGCTCCAGAACGGCTCCCAGGAATGGCCCCTGGGCACCCTCCGCCGACATGCTGCCGACTTCTTCGTGATCATTGCACACCAGCAGCGCAGCTTCATCACCAGAGGTATTCAACAGCGACTGCAAACCGATATAGCAGCTCAACAGGTTATCAAGCCGGGCAGAAGCCAGAAACTCTTCACGCAGCCCCACGAAAGACGCGCCCTGGGCATCGTAGAAACTCAACTCATAGCCCAGCACCTTACGAATCTTCAGGCCGGATTCACTGATCAACTGCTCACGCAACAAGTCAGCGAATGACGTTGTATCGGTTTCCGGCAGTTGCATAACCAACGGAGGCAGGTCGGTCTGGGCATTCACCGACCGATTGCTGTTGGCTTCCCGGTCCAGGTGAATGGCCAGGCTGGGAATAATCGCCACCGGCTTACGGAAGTCCACCAAGGTATCCCGAACCTTACCGTCCTCATCCAGAACCGTGACCCGGCCGGCTAGCGACAGATCCCGGTCAAACCACGGGTTCAGCAACACACCGCCGTATACTTCCACACCCAACTGGAAAAAGCCCTTGCGGCGGATTTCGGGGTTTGGCTTTACCTTCAGGCAGGGGCTGTCGGTATGGGCACCCACCATCCGGATGCCGGAAGTCACTACGTCATTCTTACCGGTGCGGAGGGCAATGATGGAGGAGCCATTGCGAATGGCGTAATAGCCCCGGCCCTGCTCCAGCGCCCACTCTTCCCTCTCATCCAGCTGCTGAAAACCGGCGGCATCAAGCCGGGATTTCATGGTGCTTACTGCATGCCACGGTGTTGGAGAGGCATTCAGAAATTCAATCAAGTCATTATTAAATTCAGTGTGTTCCATGATCTTCCTGATTGCATGATAATGGCGGCTACAGTATGGCATGAAGCCGGCCCAGCTCCTACCAGGCTGCCGGTTAGTCCCTATACGCACCCACTGATCAACGCCGGAGCCCACTGTGTCGATACCCCGATTCCTGGACATCGAATACTGTCAGACTGACGACGCCCTGTTTCCCGTCGCCATGGCCTGGTCGCTGGCAGACGGCCAGATGAAAACCGTCGTTATTGCCCCGGAGGAAGCCTGGCTGCCAGACGACGGCGATTTGGGCGACTTTGACCTGCTGTACCTCGAAGAACAGGGCGTGCCACTACTCGAACTGGTTCAGGAACTCCATCAGGACCTTCCAGACCAGACCATATACGTGGATGGCATAGACCCGGATGAAATTCTGATCGACCTGATTTTCAGTGCCGTCAGCCAGGACGCCCCTTTCGAGATTGCCCCGATTTCCGAACTGATTTCCGGCATCGACAGCAACACCCTTGAAGACCGCCGTCGGCAACTGATGTTCGACGAAGGCCTGGAACCACAACTCCCGGAGAATGGCGTTTACGCCCTATTGATGCTCGCGCAGGAGGAAGGCCTTCTGGCTGACCTGTAAGCGGGCCGGCTGACACGGGGAAGTGTGACCGGCGTCTGCGTAACAAAGCGTTACACAAGGCAGAATCTGGCGTCAGCAACGTTACTGACAGGAAGCCGGATAATAATGAATAAGGTCGCACTACGTTTCCTCAGCTCCAGCCTGATGGCCATCAGCCTCGCCCCATTGGCGGCACAGGCACAAGATACTCCTCGTTCTGACAAGCGCTACGTTGGCCTTCTGGTGACCGCACTGGAGCACCGCTCTATCGGCGGGCGCACCAAGGAGGATGCCTGGGGCCAAGCCGGTACGCTGGTGATCGGTGGTCACCTGAACGACCTGATTCACGCGGAGATCCGCCTGGGTGGCGGGTTCAATGATGCCGATGTTTCCGGTGGCGACCTGACCCTGGCTGTCGATTACTTCGCCAGCTGGTACATGGGCCTGCACTACCCGATTACCGATTATGCCAACGTGTATGCGCAGGCCGGTTTTACCCACGTAAAAGGCGAGGCAACCCTGCCCAACCGTGAGGAAGGCTACAACGCGCAGTTCCGAGATATCGAGG from the Marinobacter sp. LQ44 genome contains:
- a CDS encoding arylesterase; translation: MNTVSALVRSFALSALMLLSLSALASQNTLLVVGDSLSAAYGVPSETAWVQLLRDRLDEQGLNWSVVNASISGETTDGGLRRLPDLLQKNQPDVVIIELGGNDGLRGFPPNVIESNLADMIEQVRDVGAIPVLVGMQIPPNYGQRYTRMFADIFPNLSDRYDTPLVPFFLEGIYNVDGLMQEDGIHPTEAAQPVLLDNVWPQLEPLILDRNPSALRSDQ
- a CDS encoding YheT family hydrolase gives rise to the protein MPQPETAVLATPDNDELHLDWYRQGSDRLAIVSHGLEGHSRRPYVLGLARALMADGWDVLAWNFRSCGGVMNHQPRFYHSGATEDLHTVVSHALEGHYSNLFLSGFSMGGNLTLLYLGQQGERVDSRISGAVAYSVPADLAGSADMLALPSRRIYMQRFLRDLHGKMQEKARRFPDLIDVTGFDNIRNFHEFDKRYTAPLHGFRDAQDYWASCSALFRLKDIRVPALMVNAVDDPFLSAQCFPEGRKVLGAYVTVEAPKWGGHVGFVEHARDGYYWSERRALGFLSRINGSS
- a CDS encoding M18 family aminopeptidase — protein: MEHTEFNNDLIEFLNASPTPWHAVSTMKSRLDAAGFQQLDEREEWALEQGRGYYAIRNGSSIIALRTGKNDVVTSGIRMVGAHTDSPCLKVKPNPEIRRKGFFQLGVEVYGGVLLNPWFDRDLSLAGRVTVLDEDGKVRDTLVDFRKPVAIIPSLAIHLDREANSNRSVNAQTDLPPLVMQLPETDTTSFADLLREQLISESGLKIRKVLGYELSFYDAQGASFVGLREEFLASARLDNLLSCYIGLQSLLNTSGDEAALLVCNDHEEVGSMSAEGAQGPFLGAVLERWCGAGKGRAIARSMMISADNAHGVHPNFMDKHDENHGPILNQGPVIKVNHNQRYATNSRSAALCRHISDELGLPHQTFVVRSDMGCGSTIGPLTAGNLGVTTLDIGVPQFAMHSIREMIGSQDGYTLYQVLKEFMQREEVF
- a CDS encoding outer membrane beta-barrel protein translates to MNKVALRFLSSSLMAISLAPLAAQAQDTPRSDKRYVGLLVTALEHRSIGGRTKEDAWGQAGTLVIGGHLNDLIHAEIRLGGGFNDADVSGGDLTLAVDYFASWYMGLHYPITDYANVYAQAGFTHVKGEATLPNREEGYNAQFRDIEGDYPDSSFSISWLAGVDFELVSNTFLVFEGGRLFKDTGSSANTFQFSTGLRYEF